The region AATGGTAAATAGCTGTCGCAATGAATCCAGACACGGCTATACACTATCGAATCACCGAACACCCTACGAGCCATTGCTATCTCGCCTAAAGTCATCCGGCGTAATGTTCCTTCTTCTGCCTGTGCGCTCATAAACCGTCCTCCTTGTATGATTTATCTAAATCGTAAAATCATAAGTCGAAATAGTCTATACACGAACATTAGCCATTCATCAAATACAGTGATGGTGCAAGCGTTACTCCCCATTGGTACTATCCCCGTCCTCTTGTAGCATGGACTCAATAAACTCTCGTTGCTCATGCGTCAGTGCAAGTTCTTCCAGCAAGCGCTCTAACTCTTCCTCAGGTGATTCATCTTGAATCTGTCTGTTCCCGATAGCCATGCTCACCCTTGAGTTATTAGGATTAATCGCAGAGTATTCAGGGTGCAGAAAATGCGCAACTAACAGATTTTGGACAATAAAGCCTTATTGCCCATTGATGGTATGACAATGGGTGGTGCAACAGCATCAGCGTTTTGCCTACTGGCAATGTGTGTCAAACCACTCACGTACCTCATCAGTAGTAGCGCTCTCTTTGTGTTTGGCTACTGCCCACACAGAAAAGTTATTCAGGTACTTTTCGTAAAAGCCACCAACTGGATATTCAATCCCCTTTTTAATGAAAGTTTTAACAAATATTTTTTCTGCAATTTCCTTTTGGGAGTTCGTGAAATCTACCGAGTAGCGGGGCGCGTTAGCAATGAAATGGCAATAAATCCCGCTTAGTACATCTGTATCATTTAACAATGGGGGAGTCTGACAAGCCCAAATATCTTGAATGGAGGATGAAGTACCAGCATTCGTCTTATATAGAGTTGCTTCCTTCCCCTTGCTTTTGCAAAAGTCCCCAATCAGTGACATTACAATATCCGCGTTACTTACGTCTCTGTAACGAGCGGTTACAAGCCATCCTAAGCTCTGATCATAACTCTCCGAATAAGTAGGCACATCTAAGTGCTCTTGCCGCTGAGAACCCCCGCTACAACCGACGCAAATGGCACAGAAAAAAAGTGATAATCCTTTAATACACATGATCCACCGTCAACAGTTTGTTATTAAACATATTTAACCTCAGAGCAACTTGAGTGTTTTGTTTTTTCTCTTAACATTCCAAATCAGGCTAATGAGGGGTAAGCCATTATGGATTAAGGTTCAGATACAACTGAAATAATAGAGAATCCAGCAATCTCCGTCCCCCCTCTGCCAGAGTGAAATCTGGCGGAATCCCTTCTGACTGCGTCCTGGACTTCATCTTGTGTTGGCTCGTGGTCAGAGCGAAGTAACACCGTCTCCGCTCTGGTTTCTTTCCCGTCTCTGTGTTCGTATGTGATTTTATACGTGATGCTCATCATCTTCCTCCGCCTTATTGGATGTACTTTAGTTTAGACAATACCATCCACAAAGCCCCGTTAATGATACAAGTAACAAGCTGAGCATAAGCGAGGTACTTGTAGTACCTGCATATTACAAGTACATGGGTACGGATGATCGCAGTGATTGCCACTCTGCACCTGTTTATGTTATGTAGCTCATAACGCTACACACCGGACTTATAGACATATGATCAATAAAATGGATTTATAAGAAGTCACACATAAAAACAGGGTATTACTGATAACACTGGCGCTCATGACCCAACAAACTCACGTAGAACTTATCACGCTAATCTTGATAGACTAACAGGAGACTGACAATACTAAGGCGTGTATTTACAGCAATACAATCTATGACGATCAGTCCGTTTGAACAATGCAAATGTATTAAGACGTCTGTAGAGTATTCAGAACACTTTGATTATTAAATCATCATTTCTGTTCATTCGCGGCAGTAAGTAAATCAATAAAAATCTCGGAGAAGAGAGCGTCTTTAAAAATATCAATCTTAAAGATCTTCTGATGACTACCAGAAGTTAACTGTGATTTTAATCTCATTCTAATGACATCATGATAATCTTTAGAAGCAGAGAAAACATAGAATATAGCAAATCCCTCCACAACGAAATACCATAGTACACTGTCAGCCTCATCACTTTTTATAAAAGCAAAGTTACTAAGAATAGATTTAATAACGTGATCAGGAATATTATTCGTTGTATCGATCAATCTAAATACACAAATACGGATGAAGTTATCCACCTTCAAATGACTAAGTTTATTTATTCTCACCTGTTTATTTTTAATGCAATGCCTCATCAAGTCATCCAACTCAGGAACTCCATTAACAGTTGAATAATGCACACTTTTAGAGATAGAGGCTCTCCATAGTATACTTAGTAAGAAAAGATAAAATCGCTTATAATCGAAAGAGTTGATGATAATATGGTCAGAGTTTTTACGTATATTATGATGATTTCTCAACAATCTTGTTCCATACGATTCGTACTCATGGCTGATAAACTGCTCACATTCGAAGCATAGAAGTGGCTCTTTAGGATCAACATTTTCTCGTTTTGGTTTACTACCTTTTTGAAATATAATCAACTGCGAATCATTCTTCTTCAATCGTTTGAAATAGCTTCTTGGTATGCTATGAGATTCCAGTAGTTCTTTCTCTTCGAGACATAACTTACAGATACTTTTCATAAGTTTCCCATAATATAAAAATGTCGATATTTACATTCCCTGCTTAGCAAGATATTAAATAAGGTCTCATAGAATCCCCAAGATACTTACCCTATTCATACTATCACAAGCATGTTCAGTTTATTTGTTAACTGGTACTAACTCCAAAACGCCATAATGCGCCTGTCTGTGACAGTTCGGGCACAATGCAATCGCATTTTCAACGGAATCCTCCCCACCATTCGAAAGCCACTCAATGTGATGAACCTCAAGAAATGGTGTGCCGTCTACTTTGAGAAAAGGAGCGTCACTCTTACAGCTTTGACACTTGCCATTAGCCCTTGAAAGAACTTCGGCTACCACATAGGGGCTTCGCTTATAAACTCGTGTTGTAACCTCGATTAGCTCAGGAGTTTTATTCTCAGCGTCTAAAATCTCTTTGCGTTCTGACGGGGGCAGTTCTGACGCATCATCAACAGCCTTTTCAAACTCAGATTTCACCTTACGGTAACACCATTTACCTTGCTGATCCTGATACAACTCCCAAATACCATGAATAGAGGGTTGATAGATTTCAAAGATCTTCCCTCGCTTGAACAATCGGTCATACTCATGATGCCGATGGGTTACATCATCAGTTCGCCTGGCTGTTTTGTTGAAACTCCAGTAGCTACGATTGCAGTTGACTGAGTTGACAATGAGATTCAAGTGGGTGTCGTCTTTATAATGTGGAAATCGCTCTTTCAGATAAGCATCCACTTGCTTCGCCGTTGCCGCCCCTCCGAACTGTTCCTCAATCACTTGGACAGTAGTGATTCTTATCGGTTGGTCGCCATACTTGTATGTTCGATTTGCTTTTGAAGACATCAAAAAACCTCTTGCAATCTAAGATTTATCTTAGATTAACTATCGAGCATAACTTGTGCAACTCTCTGATTTTGGACAATAGAAGCCATAAAGCCCCGTTGGTGATACAGCAACAAGCGTAGCGACTTCATCAGACTGTCAGAGGGATCACACCTTATCAGGATAACCGTGTACCTTTGCGGGAGCGTGGCTGAAGCGCTGATAGAGCCTACATGTCGTTTGTAGGTACGTTATCACCATAAACCTGCTTACGTGGCTCATAGGGCGCGTGTGTTCAATCTGTCGATGACATAACGATGCCTGGATGGGCTTTTTCTTCACGTTTTCTATCGCGGTGTGAGGATGCAACTGCCGCCAACGCTGAGTTATACTGTCATCTCACCATGTAACTTAGCGTGACAGTTACCAAGGGCGGATCACAATGGTAGAACCAATAGGCGACTAAAATAGGTAACTATTTAAGTTGCTGATAGAGAAGGCTTTTAAGGCTTCTCCACAAGGGGAGAGATCTGGAGCGGGCGAAGGGAATCGAACCCTCGTATAGAGCTTGGGAAGCTCTCGTTCTACCATTGAACTACGCCCGCTTTGAGGTGCGTATGGCATTATAGACCTTACGCACCTTCATACAAGCCTCTTAACAACTAACCGGCGATTAAATAATCACTTAGCACTTCGGTTTGCTGCCGGGCGCAGGCAGATAACGCTGCGGGTCGATGGCCGTCGCCTTATAGCGAATCTGGAAATGCAGCTTCACCGAATCCGTACCGGTGCTGCCCATGGTGGCAATCTTCTGCCCGGCTTTGACGTTCTGCCCGTTGTTGACCAGCATCGTGTCGTTGTGCGCATAGGCCGTGATGTAGTCTTCCCCATGCTTAATCATGATCAGGTTACCGTAGCCGCGCAGCTGGTTACCCACGTAAACCACCTTCCCGGCTCCGGAGGCATAAACCGGCGTACCGCGCGCAGCGGCGATATCAATACCCTTGTTGCCACCTTCAGAGAGTGAGTAAGGGGCGACCACTTTACCGCTGGCAGGCCAAATCCAGCAGCGCTGACCGACCGGCGGCCATGACGATTGCGGCACCTGATAGGACGGCGTCACTTTGGCGGTTTTGCCTTTCGAAGAGGACTTTTTACCCGCGGACGATCCGCCGCTAACCTTCAGCTGCTGCCCCACATCGATGGTGTAGGGCGGCGAGAGGTTATTCAGCCGCGCCAGATCCTTCACGCTGGTGCCCGTTGCGCGCGAAATCCGGTACAGGGTGTCCCCGCGTTTGACGGTGTAGACCGAACCGGAATAGCTTCCCGTATCCGAAGATTTGCTCCCTGAACAGCCCGCCAGTAATAGCGTCAGCGTCAGGCAAAAAATAGCGGTAAGGGGTTTTCTCGTCAGGCTTCCTGCAAACAAAACAGATCCTCGGTCAGCGTGAATGGCGCACTATGATAACAGCCAAAACGAACAGGGGTCATGCCCTTTTCCGCTCTACGAGCCAAACCGTTCGTATAAGAATGCAGTATAATGCTTCGGCTGATGGTGCTGAACCACTCGGCAATTTGGCACTGGAGCATCAATGAGTATTCAAGAACACGTTATTTTGGTAAACGACCAGGGAATGGTGATTGGCACTCAGGAAAAATATGCCGCGCACACGTTACATACCCCGCTGCATCTGGCGTTCTCTTCCTGGCTTTTTAACGCAAAAGGCGAATGTCTGATCACCCGACGCGCCTTAAGCAAAAAAGCCTGGCCCGGCGTCTGGACCAACTCCGTGTGCGGCCACCCGCAGTCGGGTGAAGAGACAGTCCAGGCGATAATCCGCCGCTGCCGCTTCGAAGTGGGCGCAGAACTGACCGATATCACCGCCGTCGCCCCTGAATTTCGCTATCGGGAAACCGACCCGTCCGGGATCGTGGAAAACGAAATTTGCCCGGTATTCGCCGCACGCATTACCAATGACGTGACAATAAACGAAGATGAAGTGATGGACTATCAGTGGGTTGAGCTTGATGCGCTATTCCGTGCGCTGGACGCGACGCCCTGGGCCTTTAGCCCGTGGATGGTCATGGAAGCGACGACCGCCCGCGAAAAACTCATAGCCTTCGCGGCGCAATAAAAAAGCCCCTTTCGGGGCTTTTTTTACATCTTAACGCCTTACTTCACCGGGCGCATCGCCGGGAACAGGATCACGTCACGGATGGTGTGGCTGTTGGTAAACAGCATCACCATACGGTCGATACCAATTCCCAGACCCGCCGTTGGTGGCAGACCGTGCTCCAGCGCGGTCACGTAGTCTTCGTCGAAGAACATCGCTTCGTCGTCGCCTGCCGCCTTCGCGTCAACCTGATCCTGGAAGCGCTGAGCTTGGTCTTCCGCATCGTTCAGCTCGCTAAAGCCGTTGCCGATTTCACGGCCGCCGATGAAGAATTCGAAGCGGTCAGTGATTTCAGGGTTCTGGTCATTACGACGCGCCAGCGGAGAGACTTCAGCCGGGTACTCGGTGATGAAGGTAGGCTGAATCAGGTGCGCTTCGGCCACTTCTTCGAAGATCTCGGTCACGATACGGCCCAGACCCCAGCTCTTCTCAACCTTGATACCGATGCTTTCGGCGATCGCTTTCGCAGAATCGAAGTTATCCAGATCGGCCATGTTGGTTTCCGGACGGTACTTCTTGATCGCTTCGCGCATGGTCAGTTTTTCGAACGGCTTGCCGAAGTCGAAGACTTCTTCACCGTAAGGGACCTGCGTGGTGCCCAGAATATCCTGCGCCAGCGTACGGAACAGGGATTCGGTCAGCTCGATCAGATCTTTGTAATCCGCGTACGCCATATAGAGTTCCATCATGGTGAACTCTGGGTTATGACGAACGGAGATCCCTTCGTTACGGAAGTTACGGTTGATTTCGAACACGCGGTCAAAACCACCAACCACCAGACGCTTCAGGTACAGTTCCGGCGCGATACGCAGGTACATGTCCAGGTCCAGGGCGTTGTGATGGGTGATGAACGGACGCGCAGACGCGCCGCCCGGGATCACCTGCATCATTGGGGTTTCCACTTCCATAAAGTCGCGGTTCACCATGAACTGGCGGATACCGGCCATGATCTGGGAGCGAATTTTGAAGGTCTTGCGGGATTCATCGTTAGAGATGAGATCCAGGTAGCGCTGACGGTAGCGCGCTTCCTGATCCTGCAGGCCGTGGAATTTGTCCGGCAGCGGGCGCAGGGCTTTGGTCAGCAGACGCAGCTCGGTGCAGTGGATAGACAGTTCACCGGTTTTGGTTTTGAACAGTTTACCTTTCGCGCCCAGGATATCGCCCAGGTCCCACTTCTTGAACTGCTCGTTGTAGATGCCTTCCGGCAGATCGTCACGGGACACGTACAGCTGAATGCGGCCGCCAACGTCCTGCAGGGTCACGAAGGAGGCTTTACCCATGATACGGCGGGTCATCATGCGGCCCGCAACGGCCACTTCAACGTTCAGCGCTTCCAGCTCTTCGTTCTCTTTCGCGTCGAAGTCAGCGTGCAGTTGGTCTGAGGTGTGGTCACGACGAAAATCGTTCGGGAACGGCACGCCCTGCTCGCGCAGCGCTGCCAGCTTCTCGCGGCGGGTTTTCAGTTCGTTGTTAAGATCGACTACCGCGTCAGCGCCCTGTGCTTGTTGTTCAGACATGTTGGTTCCTCATAACCCTGCTTTCAAACTTGCTTCGATAAATTGGTCCAGGCTGCCGTCCAGCACCGCCTGCGTGTTGCGGGTTTCAACCCCGGTACGCAGGTCTTTGATGCGGGAGTCATCAAGGACGTAAGAACGGATCTGGCTGCCCCAGCCGATGTCAGACTTGTTGTCTTCCATCGCCTGTTTCTCAGCATTTTTCTTCTGCATCTCCAGCTCATAAAGCTTCGCTTTCATCTGCTTCATGGCCTGGTCTTTGTTCTTATGCTGGGAACGGTCGTTCTGGCACTGTGTTACCAGCCCGGTTGGAATGTGGGTAATACGCACCGCAGATTCCGTACGGTTAACGTGCTGGCCGCCCGCGCCGGATGCGCGATAAACGTCGATACGCAGGTCCGCCGGGTTAATTTCGATATCGATATCTTCATCAACTTCCGGGTAAACAAACGCGGAGCTGAAGGAGGTATGGCGACGGCCGCCGGAGTCGAACGGGCTCTTACGCACCAGGCGGTGAACGCCCGTTTCGGTACGCAGCCAGCCGTAGGCGTAATCACCGATGATCTTGATGGTGACGGATTTAATACCGGCCACTTCACCTTCAGACTCTTCGATAATTTCGGTTTTGAAGCCGCGCGCTTCTGCCCAACGCAGGTACATGCGCGTCAGCATGCTGGCCCAGTCCTGCGCTTCGGTGCCGCCAGAACCTGCCTGAATATCGAGATAGCAGTCAGCGCTGTCGTATTCGCCGGAGAACATACGGCGGAATTCCAGCTGCGCCAGCTTCTCTTCCAGCACGTCGAGTTCTGCTACGGCTTCGTTAAAGGTTTCTTCGTCGTCGGCTTCGACGGCCAGCTCCAGCAAACCGGAAACATCTTCCAGCCCCTGGGCCATTTGATCCAGCGTATCTACGATAGCTTCGAGAGAGGAACGCTCTTTACCCAGCGCCTGTGCGCGTTCAGGTTCGTTCCAGACGTCCGGCTGTTCCAGCTCGGCGTTTACTTCTTCAAGACGCT is a window of Enterobacter cloacae complex sp. ECNIH7 DNA encoding:
- a CDS encoding HNH endonuclease, with the protein product MSSKANRTYKYGDQPIRITTVQVIEEQFGGAATAKQVDAYLKERFPHYKDDTHLNLIVNSVNCNRSYWSFNKTARRTDDVTHRHHEYDRLFKRGKIFEIYQPSIHGIWELYQDQQGKWCYRKVKSEFEKAVDDASELPPSERKEILDAENKTPELIEVTTRVYKRSPYVVAEVLSRANGKCQSCKSDAPFLKVDGTPFLEVHHIEWLSNGGEDSVENAIALCPNCHRQAHYGVLELVPVNK
- the actS gene encoding amidase activator ActS codes for the protein MFAGSLTRKPLTAIFCLTLTLLLAGCSGSKSSDTGSYSGSVYTVKRGDTLYRISRATGTSVKDLARLNNLSPPYTIDVGQQLKVSGGSSAGKKSSSKGKTAKVTPSYQVPQSSWPPVGQRCWIWPASGKVVAPYSLSEGGNKGIDIAAARGTPVYASGAGKVVYVGNQLRGYGNLIMIKHGEDYITAYAHNDTMLVNNGQNVKAGQKIATMGSTGTDSVKLHFQIRYKATAIDPQRYLPAPGSKPKC
- the prfB gene encoding peptide chain release factor 2 (programmed frameshift), with product MFEINPVKNRIQDLTERSDVLRGYLDYDAKKERLEEVNAELEQPDVWNEPERAQALGKERSSLEAIVDTLDQMAQGLEDVSGLLELAVEADDEETFNEAVAELDVLEEKLAQLEFRRMFSGEYDSADCYLDIQAGSGGTEAQDWASMLTRMYLRWAEARGFKTEIIEESEGEVAGIKSVTIKIIGDYAYGWLRTETGVHRLVRKSPFDSGGRRHTSFSSAFVYPEVDEDIDIEINPADLRIDVYRASGAGGQHVNRTESAVRITHIPTGLVTQCQNDRSQHKNKDQAMKQMKAKLYELEMQKKNAEKQAMEDNKSDIGWGSQIRSYVLDDSRIKDLRTGVETRNTQAVLDGSLDQFIEASLKAGL
- the lysS gene encoding lysine--tRNA ligase, whose product is MSEQQAQGADAVVDLNNELKTRREKLAALREQGVPFPNDFRRDHTSDQLHADFDAKENEELEALNVEVAVAGRMMTRRIMGKASFVTLQDVGGRIQLYVSRDDLPEGIYNEQFKKWDLGDILGAKGKLFKTKTGELSIHCTELRLLTKALRPLPDKFHGLQDQEARYRQRYLDLISNDESRKTFKIRSQIMAGIRQFMVNRDFMEVETPMMQVIPGGASARPFITHHNALDLDMYLRIAPELYLKRLVVGGFDRVFEINRNFRNEGISVRHNPEFTMMELYMAYADYKDLIELTESLFRTLAQDILGTTQVPYGEEVFDFGKPFEKLTMREAIKKYRPETNMADLDNFDSAKAIAESIGIKVEKSWGLGRIVTEIFEEVAEAHLIQPTFITEYPAEVSPLARRNDQNPEITDRFEFFIGGREIGNGFSELNDAEDQAQRFQDQVDAKAAGDDEAMFFDEDYVTALEHGLPPTAGLGIGIDRMVMLFTNSHTIRDVILFPAMRPVK
- the idi gene encoding isopentenyl-diphosphate Delta-isomerase, whose product is MSIQEHVILVNDQGMVIGTQEKYAAHTLHTPLHLAFSSWLFNAKGECLITRRALSKKAWPGVWTNSVCGHPQSGEETVQAIIRRCRFEVGAELTDITAVAPEFRYRETDPSGIVENEICPVFAARITNDVTINEDEVMDYQWVELDALFRALDATPWAFSPWMVMEATTAREKLIAFAAQ